One Deltaproteobacteria bacterium genomic window carries:
- a CDS encoding ATP-dependent RecD-like DNA helicase: MATIKPDIIIEGAIERITYSNEDTAWSVIKLQVAGCFEPVTVVGNLMSVQPGENLRIVGDWVNDKKYGLQFKAQSYTTIIPANIAGIKKYLGSGMIKGLGPVMAERLVKQFGINTLDIIENHFNRLSEVEGIGQKRSQMIKEAWEAQKQIREVMVFLQGHGVSTTLAVKIFKRYGQNAIEVVKENPYRLALEIFGIGFLTADKIARNLGISLTSPQRAEAGVFHVLNELADEGHVCYPRPDLITYAAKMLEIEDEIIDTAISKLVATEHLVVERSHKQNSSSPKVFLKSLHVAEAGIAKHLSDMMQMPVTPVNIDIERAITWIEQQQNINLANAQREAIRRSIVSKVLVVTGGPGTGKTTLVNSIIRILEKKGRRILLAAPTGRAAKRMSEATGYEAKTIHRLLEFSPKNMSFQRDNNHPLPADMVIIDEASMIDTIMAYHLVKAIPLHAQLIMVGDIDQLPSVGPGNVLKDIIKSDIATLVRLQQIFRQAERSLIVVNAHRINHGEMPFYKSNQQDADFYFIERQEPEEVLATIKSVVKDRLRAKWGFDSMRDVQVLTPMHRGLLGAGNLNIELQSLLNPQGSTIVRGSRILRVGDKVMQIRNNYNLDVYNGDIGYVVGIDAVEQLIFVSFDGRRVAYEYADSDELVLAYACSVHKAQGSEYPCIVMPLHTQHYMMLQRNLLYTGITRGKKIVIVIGSKKALAIAVHNAKTKKRVTMLVQRLQNCIKKISA, translated from the coding sequence ATGGCCACGATAAAGCCAGATATTATTATCGAGGGTGCTATCGAGCGAATTACCTACAGCAATGAAGATACAGCTTGGTCGGTCATTAAACTGCAAGTAGCAGGTTGTTTTGAGCCGGTGACCGTGGTGGGTAATTTAATGAGTGTGCAGCCGGGTGAAAATCTGCGCATAGTTGGTGATTGGGTTAACGATAAAAAATATGGTCTGCAATTTAAAGCTCAATCGTATACCACCATAATACCCGCCAATATTGCTGGTATTAAAAAGTATCTTGGTTCAGGCATGATCAAAGGTCTCGGGCCGGTGATGGCCGAGCGTTTAGTCAAACAATTTGGTATTAATACTTTAGATATAATTGAAAATCACTTTAATCGTTTAAGTGAAGTTGAAGGTATTGGTCAAAAACGCAGCCAAATGATTAAAGAAGCGTGGGAGGCGCAAAAACAAATTCGTGAAGTTATGGTGTTTTTGCAGGGCCATGGGGTTTCAACAACCTTGGCAGTAAAAATATTTAAGCGATATGGTCAAAACGCAATCGAAGTTGTTAAAGAAAACCCATATCGTTTGGCCCTAGAAATTTTTGGTATTGGTTTTTTAACTGCTGACAAAATTGCACGCAATCTCGGAATATCTCTTACATCGCCACAACGTGCAGAAGCCGGGGTGTTTCACGTTTTAAATGAGTTAGCTGATGAAGGTCATGTTTGTTATCCGCGCCCAGATTTAATTACATACGCGGCAAAGATGTTAGAAATAGAAGATGAAATTATTGATACGGCAATTAGTAAGTTAGTTGCTACAGAACATTTAGTTGTTGAAAGAAGTCATAAACAAAATAGTTCTTCGCCGAAGGTGTTTTTAAAATCGCTGCATGTTGCTGAAGCAGGTATAGCCAAACATTTATCTGATATGATGCAGATGCCAGTCACTCCGGTAAACATTGATATTGAACGAGCCATTACATGGATTGAACAACAGCAAAATATAAATTTAGCTAATGCTCAACGTGAGGCGATTCGGCGATCGATTGTCAGTAAAGTTTTAGTGGTTACCGGTGGACCAGGCACCGGAAAAACTACTTTAGTCAATAGCATTATTCGGATTTTAGAGAAAAAAGGTCGTAGAATTTTATTAGCAGCTCCCACAGGGCGAGCGGCTAAACGAATGAGTGAAGCTACTGGCTATGAAGCAAAAACTATTCATCGCTTATTAGAATTTAGCCCCAAGAATATGAGTTTTCAGCGTGATAATAATCATCCCTTACCCGCGGATATGGTAATAATTGATGAAGCTTCAATGATTGATACGATTATGGCGTATCATTTAGTTAAAGCCATACCACTGCATGCACAATTAATAATGGTTGGTGATATTGATCAATTACCATCAGTTGGCCCTGGTAATGTTCTTAAAGATATCATTAAATCAGATATTGCCACTTTAGTGCGACTGCAACAAATATTTCGTCAAGCTGAGCGTAGTCTTATTGTGGTTAACGCACATAGAATTAACCACGGTGAGATGCCGTTTTATAAGTCTAACCAGCAAGATGCAGATTTTTATTTTATTGAACGTCAAGAACCCGAAGAGGTTCTCGCAACTATAAAAAGTGTAGTTAAAGATCGCTTGCGAGCCAAATGGGGATTTGATTCTATGCGCGATGTGCAAGTTCTAACCCCTATGCACCGTGGTTTGTTGGGTGCAGGTAATTTAAATATAGAATTACAATCGCTGTTAAATCCCCAAGGTTCGACTATAGTTAGAGGTAGTCGTATATTACGTGTCGGCGATAAGGTAATGCAAATTCGCAATAATTATAACCTTGATGTATATAATGGTGATATTGGTTATGTTGTCGGTATTGATGCCGTCGAACAACTTATATTTGTATCATTTGACGGACGACGCGTGGCCTATGAATACGCGGATAGTGATGAGTTAGTTTTAGCATATGCATGTTCGGTACATAAAGCTCAAGGTAGTGAATATCCATGTATTGTAATGCCGTTACACACCCAGCATTATATGATGTTGCAACGTAACTTATTATATACCGGTATTACTCGCGGTAAAAAGATAGTTATTGTTATTGGGAGTAAAAAAGCTTTGGCAATAGCAGTGCATAACGCTAAAACTAAAAAAAGGGTAACCATGTTAGTACAACGACTACAAAATTGTATTAAAAAAATATCCGCCTGA
- a CDS encoding caspase family protein, whose protein sequence is MVSVLILLLASTISHAAISSNHARERRVAFLVAHPFGGEDLTPLRYTANDLYRMQEVLQNLGGFAKEDIIVSLGQNVEQLRKNFTKVRKLLKQQQEKSNTSALFLFYYSGHAKDGALRLGNSQLPLVELKQLLEATGAKLQVALLDACRAGGITLLKGATRSQPITISVDHSAMQTGQVLISASSENEDAQEADDIQGSFFTHFITSGLRGAADSNNDALVTLSEAYAYAYSATVARTVASRGGIQHPTFRFNMRGAGDVVLTRQDTASHILLFPEQLFGSFVLFDNAHRTVTAELEKSVGEEVRLAVDDGDYILKKRELDHVLLKNIHIHGKGTTKVTLVGMQRLALADDYAKGAVITIEEIRQGRLGVRLIAMLGTQTFLSAPIRSEYLPNLGTVKLELALTNLLRRHLGLKIDAGIGSSGNRSLTINDRSLGKLNYNVEVTELTLGLALLYEYPINEWLTLNTSGRLGMILVNRKFIENFLPPQNFATLTPGLGVGMAFRFTEAISAGANVYGHYMYFESDETQSLAYLDAGLYLAVDLR, encoded by the coding sequence GTGGTATCAGTCTTAATACTCTTATTGGCAAGTACTATCTCGCATGCCGCAATTTCATCAAACCATGCCCGCGAACGCCGTGTTGCTTTCTTAGTTGCCCATCCCTTTGGTGGTGAGGATTTAACTCCTTTACGCTACACTGCTAATGATCTTTATCGGATGCAAGAAGTTCTGCAAAACCTTGGTGGTTTTGCTAAAGAAGATATCATTGTTAGTCTTGGGCAAAACGTAGAGCAACTTCGTAAAAACTTTACCAAAGTACGCAAACTACTTAAGCAACAACAAGAAAAATCAAATACCTCTGCCCTATTTCTCTTTTACTATTCAGGACACGCCAAAGACGGTGCATTACGTTTGGGCAACTCTCAACTGCCCTTAGTTGAACTAAAACAACTACTAGAAGCTACGGGGGCAAAATTACAAGTCGCACTATTAGATGCATGTCGTGCTGGTGGTATAACGTTACTCAAAGGTGCTACTCGTTCACAGCCTATTACTATTTCAGTTGATCACTCTGCTATGCAAACTGGACAAGTACTAATCAGTGCTTCAAGTGAAAATGAAGACGCTCAAGAAGCCGATGATATTCAAGGTTCTTTCTTCACTCATTTTATAACCAGTGGCCTTCGTGGTGCTGCCGATAGTAACAATGATGCGCTCGTTACTCTTTCTGAAGCTTATGCATATGCCTATAGTGCAACTGTCGCACGCACAGTGGCTAGTCGCGGAGGTATTCAACATCCGACTTTTCGCTTTAATATGCGTGGTGCAGGTGACGTTGTATTAACCCGTCAAGATACCGCCTCACATATCTTATTATTCCCTGAGCAACTATTTGGCAGTTTTGTGCTCTTTGATAATGCACATCGCACTGTAACTGCTGAATTAGAAAAAAGTGTTGGTGAAGAGGTTCGTCTCGCTGTTGATGATGGTGACTATATTTTAAAAAAACGTGAGCTTGACCATGTTTTGCTTAAAAATATTCACATTCATGGTAAGGGCACAACCAAAGTTACACTTGTAGGCATGCAACGCCTGGCGCTAGCTGATGACTATGCCAAGGGCGCGGTGATAACCATTGAAGAAATTCGTCAAGGGCGACTCGGCGTAAGATTGATAGCGATGCTTGGCACGCAAACTTTTTTATCAGCACCTATACGCTCAGAATATTTGCCCAATCTAGGCACTGTAAAATTAGAACTTGCTTTAACAAATTTATTAAGACGCCATCTTGGGCTTAAAATTGATGCGGGTATAGGCAGCAGTGGCAATCGCTCACTTACTATCAATGACCGTTCTTTAGGCAAACTAAATTATAATGTTGAGGTAACTGAATTAACTTTAGGTTTAGCACTTTTATATGAATATCCCATAAACGAATGGTTAACTTTAAACACCAGTGGTCGCTTAGGGATGATTTTAGTTAATCGAAAATTTATAGAAAACTTTCTACCACCTCAAAATTTCGCCACGCTGACTCCTGGGCTTGGTGTTGGTATGGCCTTTCGTTTTACTGAGGCGATTAGTGCTGGGGCTAATGTTTATGGACACTACATGTATTTTGAAAGCGATGAGACTCAATCACTCGCCTACCTTGATGCGGGTCTATATCTAGCGGTGGATTTACGATGA
- a CDS encoding sugar ABC transporter permease: MFIFIIVILVRGFLISLTDAQGFEPGEFIGLENFKEIIKDDWFWKSVINTSKFAVACILTQIPAGLLLASGLNQIRNKKLQGMLAAAFFIPYLMNSVIIAQMFNLLFSGEPGLVNWFLGLLHLPNDFQWTFDPHLSFPLLVFVAFWQGVGLPTIYFLTYYRTIDPMLYEAAAIDGATPFRKFFCITLPLMRPAILFMVVTTAASCMLIFDLVFMLFRRGVGENVVSIIMYIYWRGFSGDFELGVAAAAGWLAFFIILTVSLIQIKVIGLGKPNEN; the protein is encoded by the coding sequence ATGTTTATTTTTATCATTGTTATTTTGGTGCGTGGGTTTTTAATAAGTCTAACCGATGCCCAAGGTTTTGAACCCGGTGAATTCATAGGCTTAGAAAATTTTAAAGAGATTATAAAAGACGATTGGTTTTGGAAATCAGTTATAAATACTAGCAAATTTGCAGTTGCTTGTATTTTAACCCAAATACCTGCGGGGTTATTATTAGCGAGCGGTCTTAATCAAATCCGCAATAAAAAATTGCAAGGCATGTTGGCGGCAGCATTTTTTATCCCATATTTGATGAATTCAGTCATCATAGCACAGATGTTTAATTTGTTATTTTCAGGTGAGCCCGGTTTAGTTAATTGGTTTCTTGGACTATTACATCTGCCAAACGATTTTCAATGGACTTTTGACCCTCATCTAAGTTTTCCATTGTTAGTTTTTGTTGCTTTTTGGCAAGGTGTAGGTTTGCCTACCATTTATTTTTTAACTTATTATCGCACTATTGATCCCATGCTTTATGAAGCAGCGGCAATAGATGGGGCAACACCTTTTAGAAAGTTTTTTTGCATAACTTTGCCACTCATGCGTCCAGCAATTTTATTTATGGTAGTTACTACTGCAGCAAGCTGTATGTTGATTTTTGACTTAGTGTTTATGCTCTTTCGTCGGGGAGTTGGTGAAAATGTAGTTAGTATAATAATGTATATATATTGGCGAGGATTTTCTGGGGATTTTGAGCTTGGTGTAGCTGCTGCTGCTGGTTGGTTAGCATTTTTTATCATTTTAACGGTTAGCTTAATACAAATAAAAGTAATCGGACTCGGAAAACCCAATGAAAACTAA
- a CDS encoding methylated-DNA--[protein]-cysteine S-methyltransferase, whose protein sequence is MMAGLTSRGLSMLSFLEDSEHSIEDIDVKQRWSGQSKFGKHDFITILKGQLDEYFRGERQIFSLPLDLYGTEFQCNVWRALLKIPYGVCCSYQEQAKRLGKPKAIRAVANANRQNRIAIIVPCHRVIGKNGELTGYRAGLWRKQQLIALERNVQK, encoded by the coding sequence ATGATGGCTGGGTTAACATCACGTGGTTTGAGTATGCTTTCGTTTTTAGAAGATAGTGAACATTCAATTGAGGATATTGATGTAAAGCAGCGATGGTCTGGTCAAAGTAAATTTGGCAAGCATGATTTTATAACAATACTTAAAGGGCAACTTGATGAATACTTCAGGGGCGAGCGGCAAATTTTTTCGCTACCCCTTGATTTGTATGGCACAGAATTTCAATGCAACGTTTGGAGAGCATTACTGAAGATTCCTTACGGGGTTTGTTGCTCATATCAAGAACAAGCTAAACGTTTAGGTAAACCTAAAGCTATACGAGCGGTTGCTAATGCTAATCGGCAAAATCGTATTGCTATTATTGTCCCATGTCATCGGGTGATCGGTAAAAATGGTGAACTTACTGGCTATCGCGCAGGTCTTTGGCGCAAACAGCAATTAATTGCGTTAGAGCGGAATGTACAAAAATGA
- a CDS encoding sigma-70 family RNA polymerase sigma factor: MDAAQPDIHDLYIRYGRAIYRRCQYFLQNDYEAHDAMHEVFIKVCEKYNSYKGNASLLTWVVKITTNYCLNLLRTKRAVWHDRYQQTVKVDANSRISDTDQLERREIIHTILDKLEPDIQQAAIYYYVDEMKQEEAAAACGCSEPTLRKRLQRFLMIAQRELKLIDSDIVFDNLINDEKS, from the coding sequence ATGGATGCCGCCCAACCCGATATTCACGACCTTTATATTCGCTATGGGCGTGCCATATATCGTCGTTGCCAATATTTTCTGCAAAATGATTATGAAGCGCATGACGCTATGCATGAAGTATTCATTAAAGTATGTGAGAAATATAATAGTTATAAGGGAAATGCATCTTTATTAACCTGGGTTGTAAAAATTACCACCAACTACTGCCTTAATCTGTTACGTACAAAACGTGCCGTCTGGCATGACCGCTATCAACAAACCGTAAAAGTCGACGCAAATTCACGTATTTCGGATACTGATCAACTTGAACGCCGCGAAATTATTCATACTATCTTAGATAAATTAGAACCAGATATCCAACAAGCCGCAATTTATTATTATGTAGACGAAATGAAACAAGAAGAGGCTGCTGCTGCATGCGGTTGTTCTGAACCAACTTTACGTAAACGTCTGCAACGTTTTTTAATGATTGCACAACGTGAATTAAAGTTAATTGATAGTGATATAGTTTTCGATAATTTAATAAATGACGAGAAATCTTAA